A genomic stretch from Natronogracilivirga saccharolytica includes:
- the dapA gene encoding 4-hydroxy-tetrahydrodipicolinate synthase, whose protein sequence is MTAQTDLQNPLWTALVTPLTASGQPDLSSLESLLREQENAGNGVLILGSTGEALNLGESERKLIIDFTTSLNLDVPVMAGVGGHHLPDIISWLCYLETKAVDAYLMVTPIYAKPGPEGQYNWFTTLMDFVSRPVMLYNVPGRTGTSLHLETVERLRNHRNFWAIKEASGSVEEFRRYRSAAGDALVYSGDDAMLPEFAPHGAAGVVSVAGNVWPEATRLFCELALENQLSEIERSFWQEASKALFVASNPVPAKALLCAGERIRTDEVKLPLHRDDMVRLEYLRSVSDQVTDWHAERSRKPAEVR, encoded by the coding sequence ATGACAGCACAAACTGACCTTCAAAACCCCCTGTGGACGGCCCTTGTAACCCCTTTGACCGCATCCGGCCAGCCGGACCTGAGTAGTCTTGAATCGCTGCTCCGGGAACAGGAAAATGCCGGCAACGGTGTACTGATTCTTGGAAGCACCGGTGAGGCGCTTAATCTCGGTGAATCTGAAAGAAAACTGATCATCGATTTCACAACGTCGCTGAACCTGGATGTTCCTGTTATGGCAGGTGTCGGAGGCCATCATCTTCCGGATATTATTTCATGGCTCTGTTACCTCGAAACCAAAGCGGTGGATGCCTATCTGATGGTGACACCTATCTATGCGAAACCGGGTCCGGAAGGACAGTATAACTGGTTTACAACACTGATGGATTTCGTCAGCCGGCCAGTCATGCTGTATAATGTTCCCGGCAGGACCGGCACTTCTCTTCATCTTGAAACTGTTGAAAGGCTTAGAAATCACCGCAATTTCTGGGCGATCAAGGAGGCAAGCGGGTCCGTGGAGGAGTTCCGCCGGTACCGCTCGGCAGCCGGAGATGCACTGGTTTACAGCGGCGATGATGCCATGCTGCCCGAATTTGCACCGCACGGCGCTGCGGGTGTAGTTTCCGTGGCCGGCAATGTCTGGCCGGAAGCGACCCGGCTGTTTTGTGAGCTGGCACTGGAGAATCAGCTGTCCGAAATTGAGCGTTCTTTCTGGCAGGAGGCTTCAAAAGCACTTTTTGTTGCGTCAAACCCGGTACCGGCCAAGGCGCTGCTTTGTGCAGGGGAGCGTATCCGCACGGATGAGGTAAAGCTGCCACTGCACAGAGACGATATGGTTCGTCTTGAATATCTGAGGTCAGTTTCAGACCAGGTAACTGACTGGCATGCAGAAAGAAGCAGAAAACCGGCGGAAGTCCGGTAA
- a CDS encoding CPBP family intramembrane glutamic endopeptidase, with product MMQYSRNALLMLSLASAAVYVSLTLIIVHYAHDDGIASLFDHGFPLAGQLVSGFLFGILAAGFVAFVMFRTPVSRILRDYTIVDMLSGMKFRRFDRAQVSFFAGVGEELLFRGALQPVIGLWLTSLLFVALHGYFKFTSILHVLFGVMMFGLSVGLGLLFEWAGLIAAMTAHAVYDYIMLIIGEKYEFGGKEQSGTYEQSDSPENFESPGQSESTGHSQKPD from the coding sequence ATGATGCAATATTCCCGAAACGCACTGCTGATGCTCTCCCTCGCATCGGCTGCAGTTTATGTCTCACTGACACTGATCATCGTGCACTATGCACATGACGATGGTATTGCGTCACTGTTCGACCATGGATTCCCGCTGGCCGGGCAGCTTGTTTCGGGATTTTTGTTCGGCATACTGGCTGCCGGATTCGTGGCATTCGTCATGTTCCGCACCCCAGTTTCGAGAATTCTGCGTGACTATACCATCGTTGACATGCTTTCGGGCATGAAGTTCCGCCGGTTTGACCGCGCCCAGGTCTCCTTTTTTGCGGGCGTCGGCGAGGAGCTTTTGTTCCGCGGTGCGCTTCAGCCGGTTATCGGGCTCTGGCTGACCTCCCTGCTGTTTGTCGCACTCCACGGATATTTCAAGTTCACTTCGATACTGCATGTGCTTTTCGGAGTGATGATGTTCGGGCTGAGTGTCGGCCTTGGTTTGCTGTTTGAATGGGCGGGACTGATTGCCGCAATGACCGCTCACGCTGTATATGACTACATCATGCTCATCATCGGGGAAAAGTATGAGTTCGGTGGGAAGGAACAATCCGGGACATACGAACAGTCTGATTCACCTGAAAATTTCGAGTCACCTGGTCAGTCTGAATCAACCGGTCATTCTCAGAAACCGGATTGA
- a CDS encoding GNAT family N-acetyltransferase gives MIEIREITGDDAEALVKLMLQLDRETKYLLYEPGERPADVREWKKKLTSMKPPENGTVFAAEGIGHDGEMRMAGYLEVRRMPWQKVRHRVYIVIGILQQFAGRGVGTRLMSELETWCRKHGINRICLTVIEENKAAVALYKKMGYRIEGHHPKSMRIDGRYVDELTMGKDLEGFST, from the coding sequence ATGATAGAAATCAGGGAAATAACCGGCGATGACGCCGAAGCACTGGTTAAGCTGATGCTGCAGCTTGACCGGGAGACAAAGTATTTGCTGTATGAACCGGGCGAACGTCCGGCAGATGTCCGGGAGTGGAAAAAAAAATTAACGTCCATGAAGCCACCTGAAAACGGGACGGTATTTGCCGCTGAAGGCATCGGTCATGACGGTGAAATGAGAATGGCCGGCTATCTGGAAGTGCGGCGGATGCCTTGGCAAAAGGTACGTCATCGAGTCTACATAGTAATCGGAATTCTTCAGCAGTTCGCAGGAAGGGGGGTGGGAACCCGTTTAATGAGTGAGCTGGAAACCTGGTGCAGAAAGCACGGAATCAACCGTATCTGTCTGACCGTGATCGAGGAAAACAAAGCTGCGGTTGCCCTGTATAAAAAGATGGGATACCGCATCGAGGGGCATCATCCGAAATCCATGCGCATTGACGGCCGTTATGTGGACGAGCTGACCATGGGCAAGGATTTGGAGGGGTTCTCAACGTAG
- a CDS encoding aminotransferase class I/II-fold pyridoxal phosphate-dependent enzyme gives MSAQQQKQFIKPASRMQQLPEYVFGRLNAEKQHRRSRGIDIIDFGMGNPDMPASRDAVEKIREVLDDTKVHRYSRATGIPHLLDAVADHYKNVYGVTLDPESEIISTIGSKEGLSHLSLALLGPGETCAVPEPYFPVHMWSAVIAGAEVRNIPVTDDAAELIASIEALPETPKVLYLNYPHNPTGTTVDLSFFEDMVSWCREHSVILIHDFAYKDITFGDYQAPSVMQVEGARDVAVEFFTMSKSYNMAGWRCGFCLGNPEIIALLSRIKAFFDYGMFTPIQVAAIVSLRKDQDEVRELAQKYEARRDTLVDGLSRGEWHIPRKRGAMFVWAPVPEPFREAGSYRFAEWLLDEAEVLVTPGTGFGSAGEGYVRMSLVENTHRIRQATRQICRALKMR, from the coding sequence ATGAGTGCTCAACAGCAAAAGCAATTTATCAAACCGGCCTCGCGCATGCAGCAGCTGCCCGAATATGTGTTCGGACGGCTTAATGCCGAGAAACAGCACCGCCGCTCCCGGGGGATCGATATCATCGATTTCGGAATGGGAAATCCCGATATGCCGGCATCGCGCGATGCTGTGGAAAAGATCAGGGAGGTTCTGGATGATACCAAGGTTCACCGATACTCACGCGCAACAGGCATTCCTCATTTGCTGGATGCCGTGGCTGATCATTACAAAAATGTGTATGGCGTAACGCTCGATCCGGAGTCGGAGATTATATCGACGATCGGCAGCAAGGAAGGATTGTCCCATCTTTCACTTGCCCTGCTTGGACCCGGCGAGACCTGCGCCGTACCGGAGCCCTATTTTCCGGTACACATGTGGAGTGCCGTCATCGCCGGAGCCGAGGTACGGAACATTCCGGTTACCGATGATGCGGCAGAGCTTATCGCCTCAATCGAGGCGCTTCCCGAAACACCGAAGGTTCTGTATCTCAACTATCCCCACAATCCCACCGGAACCACGGTTGATCTTTCTTTTTTCGAAGATATGGTCAGCTGGTGTCGTGAGCATTCGGTTATTCTGATCCACGACTTTGCCTACAAGGATATCACATTCGGTGACTATCAGGCGCCGAGTGTCATGCAGGTTGAGGGAGCCAGGGATGTAGCGGTGGAGTTCTTCACTATGAGCAAATCGTACAATATGGCCGGATGGAGATGCGGATTTTGCCTCGGGAATCCGGAGATTATTGCCCTGCTCAGCCGGATCAAGGCGTTTTTTGACTACGGAATGTTCACACCTATACAGGTTGCCGCGATTGTATCGCTCAGAAAAGATCAGGACGAAGTAAGGGAACTCGCTCAAAAATACGAGGCCCGTCGTGACACCCTTGTCGATGGATTATCCCGGGGTGAGTGGCACATTCCACGGAAAAGAGGGGCCATGTTTGTCTGGGCACCTGTGCCTGAACCATTCCGTGAAGCCGGATCGTACCGGTTTGCCGAATGGCTTCTTGATGAGGCCGAGGTGCTGGTCACGCCCGGAACCGGATTCGGCAGTGCCGGCGAAGGATATGTTCGCATGAGCCTGGTCGAAAACACCCATCGCATCCGTCAGGCAACCCGGCAAATTTGCCGCGCGCTGAAAATGCGTTAG
- a CDS encoding amidase, protein MTHLIRHWKTAASFFFAGVMAASLMFIGIADRGPLAGITSIGGGYDSVSESARYRNMQDTLPSFTAESIREAEKLYGLSFSDAHRDSMMKDVITQLGYYEELRGYDIGNDVMPAMHFDPMLPWHQSEEEQHSIDWMLDEQVELPDEPEELAFYPVEKLAVLIQSGAVTSEELTRMFLERIRRYDDELKTVVTLTDSLALAQARRADREIAEGNYRGLLHGIPYGTKDLLDLKGYPASWGSKIYAGREPDYTAAVISKLEAAGAVHVAKLSLGELAWGDVWFGGMTRTPWNTQYGSSGSSAGSASAVAAGLIPFSIGSETLGSIISPATRNGVTGFRPTFGRVSRQGVMALSWSMDKIGPVTRSAHDAAIVFDAIYGPANRTDASGDGGDATGSGYEKDPSVRDIPFNYDPEFDFENKRIGYIADAFESEHGYHEFDKRVLEKLRDLGAELVPVSLPEITAAPMRIILNVEAAAAFDEVTRSGKDTMMVRQVRDAWPNVFRAARFVPAVEYIQANRIRTLLMKQMDEAISDVDVYVSPSFVGGNLQVTNLTGHPSVSVPTGFDVESGLPVSITFNGHLYDEGTVLSLARAWQMATGYHEKIPPDFAPGSGERERDE, encoded by the coding sequence ATGACACACCTTATCAGACACTGGAAAACCGCAGCTTCCTTTTTTTTCGCCGGAGTCATGGCCGCATCGCTGATGTTCATCGGAATTGCGGACCGGGGGCCTCTGGCCGGTATTACCTCCATCGGAGGCGGTTATGATTCCGTGAGTGAATCAGCACGGTACCGGAATATGCAGGATACACTGCCGTCGTTTACAGCAGAAAGTATCAGGGAAGCGGAAAAGCTGTACGGATTGTCATTCAGTGATGCCCATCGTGACTCCATGATGAAAGACGTGATCACACAGCTTGGATACTATGAAGAACTCAGAGGCTATGATATCGGAAATGATGTGATGCCAGCCATGCACTTCGATCCGATGCTTCCGTGGCATCAGTCCGAAGAAGAGCAGCATTCCATCGACTGGATGCTTGATGAGCAGGTTGAATTGCCTGATGAACCCGAAGAACTGGCGTTTTATCCGGTTGAAAAACTGGCTGTGCTCATTCAAAGCGGAGCTGTGACTTCCGAAGAACTTACCCGCATGTTCCTTGAGCGCATCCGCCGGTACGATGATGAACTCAAAACCGTGGTTACACTGACGGATTCGCTTGCGCTTGCGCAGGCACGCCGGGCTGACCGGGAGATTGCTGAAGGCAATTACCGCGGTTTACTTCACGGCATCCCGTACGGAACAAAAGACCTGCTGGACTTGAAAGGGTATCCTGCATCCTGGGGCTCGAAGATATATGCCGGGCGGGAGCCCGATTACACGGCTGCGGTCATCAGCAAGCTGGAAGCAGCCGGAGCAGTACATGTCGCCAAGTTGTCACTGGGCGAACTTGCCTGGGGCGATGTCTGGTTCGGTGGAATGACCCGGACTCCCTGGAATACGCAGTACGGCAGCAGCGGATCAAGCGCCGGTTCGGCATCCGCCGTGGCCGCGGGACTCATTCCATTTTCGATCGGTTCCGAAACCCTGGGCTCTATCATTTCGCCGGCCACAAGAAACGGAGTGACCGGGTTCCGCCCCACATTCGGAAGAGTCAGCCGCCAGGGGGTCATGGCTCTGAGCTGGAGTATGGACAAAATCGGTCCGGTTACCCGCTCGGCTCACGATGCCGCTATTGTTTTTGACGCCATTTATGGTCCGGCGAACAGAACGGATGCCTCCGGCGATGGCGGCGATGCCACCGGAAGCGGGTACGAAAAAGATCCGTCGGTACGGGATATCCCGTTTAATTACGACCCTGAGTTTGATTTTGAGAACAAACGCATCGGATACATCGCTGATGCATTTGAATCCGAACACGGCTATCATGAATTCGACAAACGAGTGCTTGAAAAACTCAGGGATCTGGGGGCGGAACTGGTGCCGGTTTCATTACCGGAAATTACTGCAGCGCCAATGCGCATTATCCTGAACGTAGAGGCAGCCGCTGCTTTCGATGAGGTGACCCGAAGCGGTAAAGACACCATGATGGTGCGGCAGGTGAGAGATGCCTGGCCAAATGTGTTCCGGGCTGCCCGTTTTGTGCCCGCCGTGGAATATATTCAGGCAAACAGGATCCGCACGCTTTTGATGAAGCAGATGGACGAGGCCATCAGTGATGTCGATGTCTATGTATCGCCTTCATTTGTGGGGGGGAATCTGCAGGTTACCAATCTGACCGGACATCCGTCGGTTTCCGTTCCGACCGGATTTGATGTGGAATCAGGACTTCCCGTCAGCATTACATTCAACGGCCATCTTTATGATGAAGGAACCGTGCTTTCACTGGCACGGGCCTGGCAAATGGCAACCGGTTATCATGAGAAGATTCCGCCGGATTTTGCCCCCGGTTCCGGCGAAAGGGAACGGGATGAATGA
- a CDS encoding 2,3,4,5-tetrahydropyridine-2,6-dicarboxylate N-succinyltransferase: MSDWKQVLEGLQAGGVRSARKENGEWKANPEVKQAILDAFRAGELTEMDEFVDKHNLRPQKFTVERKVRVVPGGSAVRTGSYVAPGVIVMPPSYINIGAYVDEGTMIDSHVLVGSCAQIGRSVHLSAGVQIGGVLEPVNQSPVIVEDGAFIGAGAILVEGVQVLQNAVIAPGVVLSQGVPVFDCVNERQLDRGEPVPERAVVVSGTRPVSGRFSWASQAGFQMNCALIIKYRDEKSDASLALEDSLR; the protein is encoded by the coding sequence ATGAGTGACTGGAAGCAGGTTCTGGAAGGATTGCAGGCCGGGGGAGTCCGGAGTGCCCGGAAGGAAAACGGTGAATGGAAGGCCAATCCGGAAGTGAAACAGGCAATTCTGGATGCGTTTCGTGCCGGTGAATTGACCGAAATGGATGAATTTGTAGACAAGCACAATCTTAGGCCGCAGAAATTTACGGTTGAGCGGAAGGTCCGGGTTGTGCCGGGCGGAAGCGCTGTACGGACCGGATCCTATGTGGCGCCCGGAGTGATTGTCATGCCGCCATCGTACATCAATATCGGAGCATATGTAGATGAAGGAACCATGATCGATTCGCATGTGCTGGTCGGATCATGCGCACAGATTGGCAGGAGTGTCCACTTATCGGCAGGTGTACAGATAGGAGGCGTGCTGGAACCGGTAAATCAGTCGCCCGTTATTGTCGAGGACGGTGCTTTTATCGGTGCCGGAGCGATACTGGTGGAAGGGGTGCAGGTGCTGCAAAATGCCGTTATTGCCCCGGGTGTGGTGCTTTCGCAGGGTGTGCCGGTTTTTGATTGTGTTAACGAGCGGCAGCTGGACCGGGGTGAACCTGTCCCGGAACGGGCAGTGGTTGTCTCCGGAACACGTCCGGTTTCCGGGCGGTTCTCATGGGCGAGCCAGGCAGGATTCCAGATGAACTGCGCTTTGATAATCAAATACCGGGATGAAAAAAGCGATGCATCCCTGGCCCTGGAAGATTCTTTGCGATAA
- a CDS encoding 4-hydroxy-tetrahydrodipicolinate reductase: MNIALLGNGKTGSRVNDLADGQSGISVTVFNRSRPPERNLLAEHDVIISFLPGDAFAEYIPELIASGKPVVSGSTGFDWPDGREDFSRRIAGAGLVWIHASNFSLGMNLIHEMIQIMGMAATMYDEHRFSILDIHHAQKKDAPSGTALAWKRWLDQPATITSERTGDVVGQHTLTLDTPFEKISIHHMAKDRQIFASGALWTASRLLSDQNRLEPGLYDIQQFVLRHIQSRN; the protein is encoded by the coding sequence ATGAATATTGCACTGCTTGGAAACGGAAAAACCGGAAGCCGGGTCAATGATCTGGCCGACGGACAGTCCGGCATTTCCGTTACCGTTTTTAACCGATCCCGTCCGCCCGAACGCAACTTGCTCGCTGAACACGATGTCATTATCAGTTTCCTTCCGGGAGATGCCTTTGCCGAATATATCCCGGAATTGATCGCATCCGGAAAACCTGTTGTTTCGGGATCAACCGGATTTGACTGGCCGGATGGACGCGAGGATTTCTCCAGGCGCATCGCCGGTGCCGGGCTGGTGTGGATTCATGCCAGCAACTTCAGCCTGGGAATGAATCTCATCCACGAGATGATCCAGATCATGGGAATGGCGGCAACCATGTACGACGAACACCGCTTTTCGATTCTTGACATCCATCATGCGCAAAAAAAGGATGCCCCGAGCGGAACGGCCCTTGCCTGGAAGCGCTGGCTGGATCAGCCTGCCACCATCACATCGGAGCGAACAGGCGATGTAGTCGGGCAGCATACACTTACGCTGGATACACCTTTTGAAAAAATCAGTATCCACCACATGGCCAAAGACCGGCAGATATTCGCATCCGGAGCCTTGTGGACAGCATCCCGCCTGCTGTCAGATCAAAACAGGCTTGAACCCGGACTTTATGACATCCAGCAATTTGTCCTGCGTCATATCCAGTCCCGAAACTGA